A single region of the Nitrospinaceae bacterium genome encodes:
- a CDS encoding pantoate--beta-alanine ligase encodes IRHMSEDLDFGVNVIACPIVREKDGLAMSSRNVNLSGGERERALCLIKGLRRAKQLFLDGEKESARLCAVVREELEKAHAQVDYVEIIASDTLEPLESANKFARIAVAANIGSIRLIDNLALGD; translated from the coding sequence TGATACGTCATATGTCCGAGGATTTGGATTTTGGGGTCAATGTGATCGCCTGTCCAATAGTACGGGAAAAAGACGGGCTGGCGATGAGCAGTAGAAATGTGAACCTTAGTGGAGGCGAAAGGGAGCGGGCGCTCTGTCTCATCAAAGGATTGAGGCGAGCCAAGCAACTTTTCTTGGATGGAGAAAAGGAATCCGCCCGCCTCTGCGCTGTTGTGCGCGAGGAGCTAGAAAAGGCACATGCCCAAGTTGATTATGTGGAGATTATAGCCTCGGACACTTTGGAGCCACTTGAGTCTGCCAATAAGTTCGCCCGCATTGCGGTGGCCGCGAATATTGGGTCGATTCGTCTCATCGATAATTTGGCGCTGGGTGATTGA
- a CDS encoding tetratricopeptide repeat protein: protein MKLRCKYFVICLLWLLLAAPFLEPAANAQGRDKPDDILLFGLKAYQDGFYDPAADSLARYLRFKPDGPKAANVRYYLAEALRLSERYKDARLAHIDFLARHPGDSRADKIRFHLAELYEKAGKLANAAEEYSKVSKGPFRAESAYREALLRLKEKSWDKATAALGEFIELAPRDPRVKSAVYERARSLDRLSRLDEAVKAYINSLNRFPKYKNAPAIRRRLGLIQFKLGKYEDAVSTLNNASRRSRKEAANPDVRLTIAASLYGQKKYKAAARAYEKALSLKVTAEQRRIGERGAAESWWSAKNYERAASVYRRLIKEKWGGAGALGRFVESVNRSGACGEKNREALHFASGVLRRGGKLSPVERLVYANCLEAAGMIETALTQFEEVAKSSGKLSRGAVAGLRVASILEEMGRPTEAAVRYQKLLARIDDFDKNSNVALRSDLYQGALRGADIFFRQGNCPSALKLIKAVPRKLVPDKGRGEVASLQAECAFLAKRYEEAELYFGKVLVLGRRPDLAARARVRLAAISEARGNKAESLQRLKEAIPILPEEIQREARLNVGRLLREMGEIDESRKTLIVIARDKKADATMRKKIWLLLARDAARAGAWNEADKALGNWMALSPSEPGEGLALWSTALFQTGECPRAIQVARRALDLATDQGSRISLLRTIASCLLKEEAYVEAVKSLEKIRELIPQDAEVAYQLAAVLERGGNLEKAAEAYESFLADFPSHEHAPGAALRLGFLMEGENNRKAALLAYRIALGSPQPSISEPARFQLALDAERRGALDEALASYEKLASQDLSQSKWRRTAAWRAAGLYERRGGWRVALKIYSRISKLSTSVAGGGVAREARQAAARVQKLEAYLASVSRREEKLKKRVPLFR from the coding sequence ATGAAATTGCGCTGCAAATACTTTGTGATATGCCTCCTGTGGCTTTTGTTGGCAGCGCCTTTCCTTGAGCCCGCAGCCAATGCCCAGGGGCGCGATAAACCCGATGACATACTTCTTTTTGGCCTCAAAGCCTACCAGGATGGTTTCTACGATCCGGCGGCCGATTCGTTGGCGCGTTATCTTCGATTTAAACCCGATGGACCCAAGGCAGCGAACGTCAGGTATTATCTTGCCGAGGCCTTGCGCCTCAGCGAAAGATATAAGGATGCGCGCCTGGCTCACATCGATTTTCTTGCTCGGCATCCCGGAGATAGCCGTGCGGACAAGATACGTTTTCATCTGGCCGAGCTTTATGAAAAGGCTGGCAAATTGGCTAATGCTGCCGAGGAATATAGCAAGGTCTCAAAGGGTCCTTTTCGGGCGGAGTCGGCCTACCGAGAGGCCTTGTTGAGACTTAAAGAGAAGAGTTGGGATAAGGCCACGGCGGCGCTGGGCGAATTCATCGAACTCGCGCCCCGGGACCCCCGTGTGAAATCCGCTGTCTATGAGCGTGCTCGTTCGCTGGATCGTCTATCGAGGTTGGATGAGGCGGTAAAAGCCTACATTAATTCGCTCAATCGATTCCCCAAATACAAGAATGCCCCGGCTATCCGCCGCCGGTTGGGGCTTATCCAGTTCAAATTAGGGAAATATGAAGATGCCGTTTCCACCTTAAATAATGCGTCGAGGCGGAGCCGCAAAGAGGCGGCAAATCCTGATGTTCGTCTCACGATAGCGGCGAGTCTCTATGGGCAAAAAAAATACAAAGCTGCCGCCAGGGCATATGAAAAGGCCTTGTCCCTTAAGGTTACTGCCGAGCAGCGCCGAATTGGGGAGCGAGGCGCCGCCGAATCTTGGTGGAGCGCGAAGAATTATGAGCGTGCCGCTAGTGTCTACCGGAGGTTGATTAAAGAAAAATGGGGCGGCGCCGGTGCCCTTGGAAGGTTTGTGGAGAGCGTGAATCGCTCTGGCGCTTGCGGAGAAAAAAACCGGGAGGCGCTCCATTTCGCGAGCGGTGTGCTGAGGCGTGGGGGGAAACTCTCCCCGGTCGAGCGTTTGGTGTACGCGAACTGCCTTGAGGCCGCTGGGATGATAGAGACGGCGCTCACTCAGTTTGAAGAGGTTGCGAAATCATCTGGAAAGTTGTCACGCGGCGCCGTTGCAGGACTCCGGGTGGCCAGCATTTTAGAGGAAATGGGTCGTCCCACCGAGGCGGCGGTTCGATACCAAAAATTACTTGCCCGTATCGATGACTTTGATAAGAATTCAAACGTGGCGCTCAGGAGCGATCTTTATCAGGGGGCGCTACGGGGCGCGGATATTTTCTTCAGGCAAGGAAATTGCCCCTCCGCACTTAAGCTCATCAAGGCCGTTCCCCGCAAATTGGTGCCAGACAAAGGCCGCGGCGAGGTGGCATCCCTTCAGGCCGAGTGCGCTTTTTTGGCGAAAAGGTATGAGGAGGCCGAACTTTATTTCGGAAAAGTTCTTGTTCTCGGCAGGCGGCCAGATCTGGCTGCGCGCGCCCGAGTTCGGCTTGCAGCTATTTCGGAGGCACGCGGCAATAAGGCGGAGTCGCTTCAACGGCTCAAAGAGGCGATCCCGATTTTGCCTGAGGAAATTCAAAGGGAGGCGCGCCTCAATGTCGGTCGCCTTCTTCGGGAGATGGGTGAAATCGATGAGAGCCGTAAAACGCTTATTGTAATTGCGCGGGATAAAAAAGCTGATGCCACCATGAGGAAAAAAATTTGGCTGCTCCTTGCGCGTGATGCGGCGCGGGCTGGTGCATGGAATGAGGCTGATAAGGCGCTTGGGAATTGGATGGCGCTTTCTCCCTCCGAACCGGGGGAGGGACTCGCTCTTTGGTCTACAGCCCTATTTCAGACAGGTGAATGTCCCCGGGCTATTCAAGTCGCCAGGCGCGCACTAGACTTAGCCACCGATCAGGGTTCTCGGATTTCTTTGTTGCGGACGATAGCCTCGTGTTTGCTTAAAGAGGAGGCATACGTGGAGGCGGTGAAATCTCTTGAAAAAATAAGGGAACTGATTCCTCAGGATGCCGAAGTCGCGTATCAGTTGGCGGCGGTTCTGGAGCGCGGCGGCAATCTTGAGAAAGCGGCCGAGGCCTATGAGTCGTTTCTCGCTGATTTTCCGTCCCATGAGCATGCGCCCGGGGCGGCGCTTCGTCTTGGTTTCCTTATGGAAGGTGAGAATAATCGAAAAGCGGCGCTCCTTGCCTATCGAATTGCCTTGGGCTCGCCCCAACCCTCGATATCAGAGCCCGCTCGTTTTCAACTCGCACTTGATGCAGAAAGGCGAGGGGCGCTAGATGAGGCTCTTGCCTCCTACGAGAAGCTGGCTTCACAGGACTTGTCTCAATCGAAGTGGCGCAGAACAGCGGCATGGC